The following is a genomic window from Thermodesulfobacteriota bacterium.
ACCAAACATTGGAAATCGACACTCGGATTCGATCAACATATGGAAGAGAAAATAATTGATAATCTAGAGCCGTAAGACTTACATGCAAAGGATGGTCGCAATAGATGAGTAACAATGAGCAAACACCGATTGAATTTCAGTCTGCGGTCGAGGGCAAACCATGCAACTCTGAAATACATGATGGGTGGCATAAACCAAAACCCGAGAAATTACCAAAGGCAGGGTATTGGCCATTTTTGTTGGCTCTTTCTATCACATTTATGCTATGGGGCTTAGCGGTCGGATTCAATCAGGTATTTAGCACCATTATAATAATTTCCGGTCTGGGTCTTATTTTGTTCATAGTAGCCCTCGCCGCGTGGATAGGAGACCTAAGAGATGAGCGAAAACATGAAAACGAATGAATGTAATCGCAGGCAGTTCTTCACGAAGTTAAGTGTAACTCTTGCAGGCATAGCCGGGGCTATGGTTGCAATCCCGGTTATTGGGTCTCTTATTGCTCCTGTATTCAAAAGACCGGATCCGGTATGGAGACCCGTTGGGAATATAGACAGTTTTAAGGTTGGACAATTTGTGAAAGTAATGTTTGAGGATGATTCTCCATTACCCTGGGCAGGTGTAACTGCAGAGACCGCTGCCTGGTTGAGACGCGATGATGAGGAGAACTTCACAGTATTCTCAGTGAATTGTGCTCACCTGGGTTGCCCGGTCAGATGGGTACCAGGGGCAAAATTATTTATGTGCCCGTGTCACGGTGGAGTATATTATGAGGACGGCTCAGTTGCCGCTGGCCCACCGCCAAGGGGCTTATACAAATATCCCGTAAGAACCAGTAAGGGGCAGGTTGAGATCCTCACGAGTCCAATTCCGATTACCACGGTTTAACCGGTGAAGATCAATGTTGCAATCTAGTTGCGAAATGACGAAGTTGAAAGTTTTTTACTGTTTGAATTCTTTAATAGATCTCCCCTCCCCTGGAGGGAGGGGATTAAGGGGAGGGGGATA
Proteins encoded in this region:
- a CDS encoding Rieske (2Fe-2S) protein; the protein is MSENMKTNECNRRQFFTKLSVTLAGIAGAMVAIPVIGSLIAPVFKRPDPVWRPVGNIDSFKVGQFVKVMFEDDSPLPWAGVTAETAAWLRRDDEENFTVFSVNCAHLGCPVRWVPGAKLFMCPCHGGVYYEDGSVAAGPPPRGLYKYPVRTSKGQVEILTSPIPITTV